One Salvelinus namaycush isolate Seneca chromosome 29, SaNama_1.0, whole genome shotgun sequence genomic region harbors:
- the LOC120024519 gene encoding KATNB1-like protein 1, producing MANKENELTCPEEVQAIHYNDNCVFPVNSVAEAGSKMAGPGNKCSDYFTELSKDHDAMTHVLFGRKLRLNVALTLWRRNASELVAYLIRIEDTGVLLDCLPVITKNLQDEVPCISLGCCVDLLPQVKTILASKYEEHLIVGLHWIQSVIKKWWPELSTNSNSLQDSCSEDRNLQVMKQQLKELWEEGPRLSLVPGTTGEMAKAIESYLLQLH from the exons ATGGCCAACAAGGAGAATGAACTGACCTGCCCAGAGGAAGTGCAGGCCATACATTACAATGACAACTGCGTTTTCCCCGTAAACTCTGTAGCAGAAGCAGGCTCCAAGATGGCAGGGCCGGGAAACAAGTGCAGTGATTACTTCACTGAG CTATCGAAGGATCATGACGCAATGACACACGTGCTTTTTGGGAGGAAGCTCCGATTAAATGTAGCTCTGACACTATGGCGAAGAAACGCCAGCGAACTAGTGGCATACTTGATCAG AATTGAAGACACAGGTGTGCTTCTTGACTGCCTGCCAGTTATAACGAAAAA CCTTCAAGATGAAGTGCCGTGCATATCACTAGGCTGCTGTGTAGACCTCCTGCCGCAAGTCAAAACCATCCTCGCCAGTAAATATGAAGA ACACTTGATTGTGGGTTTACACTGGATTCAGTCTGTCATTAAGAAATGGTGGCCAGAACTCTCCACAAACAGCAATAGCCTGCAGGACAGCTGCTCAGAGGACAG GAACCTCCAAGTCATGAAGCAGCAGCTGAAGGAATTGTGGGAAGAAGGACCCCGGTTAAGTTTAGTCCCAGGAACTACAGGAGAGATGGCAAAG GCCATTGAGTCTTACTTATTACAACTACACTGA